The following are from one region of the Bacillota bacterium genome:
- a CDS encoding type 1 glutamine amidotransferase family protein yields the protein MFTIYVYVLDTLADWELGYVTSELNSGRFFKKDAQRVSLKTVSYSKEPINTMGGMTIVPDCLIDDMVVNEKSVLLLPGADTWNDSKHGAIIEKASEFLSLGATVCAICGATAALANFGLLNNRPHTSNGPGFLEMVSPGYKGQSFYIDKPSVAENNLITASCTGALLWAKQIIEHLGVFGSNTLESWYDYFSTGEPEHFFALMKTLPSGNEN from the coding sequence ATGTTTACAATCTATGTTTACGTTCTTGATACTTTAGCCGACTGGGAACTGGGGTATGTTACTTCGGAATTGAATTCCGGTCGATTTTTCAAAAAGGACGCGCAACGGGTATCGCTCAAAACGGTTAGTTATTCTAAAGAGCCAATCAATACAATGGGCGGGATGACAATTGTGCCCGATTGCTTAATTGATGATATGGTTGTCAATGAAAAAAGCGTGTTGCTATTACCGGGCGCAGATACATGGAACGACTCAAAGCATGGGGCTATCATCGAAAAAGCAAGCGAATTTCTCTCTTTAGGCGCTACGGTGTGTGCAATCTGCGGGGCTACCGCTGCGCTTGCCAACTTTGGGCTACTTAATAACCGTCCGCATACCAGTAATGGACCGGGATTTCTTGAAATGGTTTCTCCTGGTTATAAGGGGCAAAGTTTTTATATAGACAAGCCATCTGTAGCGGAAAACAACCTTATTACTGCAAGTTGCACCGGAGCTTTATTGTGGGCGAAACAAATTATTGAACATTTAGGCGTTTTTGGGTCAAACACATTGGAATCTTGGTATGACTATTTTAGTACCGGTGAGCCTGAACATTTCTTTGCCCTCATGAAAACTTTGCCGTCCGGCAATGAAAACTGA
- a CDS encoding integrase gives MGTFLREQPTALTKYDESLVRRLIEKVTVYEDKFTVEFKSGVMVDMDE, from the coding sequence ATGGGCACTTTTCTGCGGGAACAACCTACCGCCCTTACTAAATACGACGAATCTCTTGTCCGGCGGCTGATTGAAAAGGTCACCGTCTACGAGGACAAATTCACGGTGGAATTTAAATCCGGCGTAATGGTGGATATGGATGAATAA